A stretch of Planococcus citri chromosome 5, ihPlaCitr1.1, whole genome shotgun sequence DNA encodes these proteins:
- the LOC135849050 gene encoding armadillo repeat-containing protein 7: MFSRPERLRMRTPKDGVGRYDYLKQLITEFGTTKSHQNKLQVIANLANFAYDPINYKFLTSLRVIDLFLDQLSESDPALVQYAIGGICNIVIDPVQQEYLIRSKGINSVVNCLHSEDEQTVLSAITILISTLASGSNFDYINEGVLNHMKQLSTSSNIRFQNLAKIFLQDFNVRLGSDQSTSK, translated from the exons ATGTTCAGCCGGCCGGAGCGTTTGCGTATGAGAACACCTAAAGATGGTGTAGGAAGATACGATTATTTGAAACAATTAATCACCGAATTTGGAACTACAAAATCTCATC AAAATAAACTCCAAGTGATCGCAAATTTGGCTAATTTCGCTTACGATCCGATCAACTATAAGTTTCTGACGTCTCTACGTGTTATCGATTTATTCCTGGATCAACTTTCCGAATCTGATCCTGCTTTGGTACAATATGCCATCGGAGGGATTTGCAATATCGTCATCG ATCCTGTTCAGCAAGAATATCTGATCCGATCTAAGGGGATCAATTCGGTGGTGAATTGTTTACATTCCGAAGACGAGCAAACTGTTCTTTCGGCTATTACCATATTGATATCTACACTGGCTTCTGGATCGAATTTCG ATTATATCAACGAAGGAGTATTGAACCATATGAAACAGTTATCCACCAGTTCGAACATCAGATTCCAGAACTTGGCTAAAATATTTCTGCAAGATTTCAACGTTCGTTTGGGTTCAGATCAATCAACATCGA AATGA
- the LOC135849051 gene encoding follicle cell protein 3C-1-like, with the protein MARAIDLLFILGCFVAFLESCSALAVKDKRGAAATSQANASCTCGVFLSSQIVGGAVKSMLENPAITVDVEEPVNCANTAQCSTKCFEEMVKFLPTSSSIICGTVDREVYKEKAHLFLNVCDQGWKKSKISTQKEICCKDSTSYKCPATKE; encoded by the exons ATGGCTCGTGCTATTGATTTATTATTCATCTTGGGTTGTTTCGTAGCCTTCTTGGAATCATG CTCTGCTTTGGCTGTAAAAGATAAACGTGGTGCTGCTGCAACTTCCCAAGCGAACGCAAGTTGCACTTGTGGAGTATTTTTGAGCAGTCAGATTGTCGGAGGAGCTGTTAAATCCATGTTGGAAAATCCTGCCATTACTGTTGACGTTGAAGAACCGGTCAATTGCGCAAATACTGCTCAATGTTCGACGAAATGTTTCGAAGAG ATGGTGAAATTCTTACCTACCAGTTCATCCATCATTTGTGGTACTGTTGATCGTGAAGTTTATAAAGAAAAG GCTCATTTATTCTTGAACGTCTGCGACCAAGGATGGAAGAAAAGCAAGATCTCTACTCAAAAAGAAATCTGTTGCAAAGATTCAACCTCCTACAAATGTCCAGCTACAAAGGAGTGA
- the LOC135849049 gene encoding uncharacterized protein LOC135849049, with product MFKYKTIFSCDTRSIVLFFVILSSLLETNARSHQQINTEEACKKIKSQSHYSLGEMTGYWYGVEIVEHIHSRNKPNVDSCIKVELKTKGNDNVYLTWREKNLAVTYTFYNQDSTQRGVWTSLGDQTVAEKPFGYDYEQFAGKLFVVRASDNLVLTFCSSTKLFTLVLSKNYTMNSTELNSIHNSLTRISGLTIKDAKRYCRNGAYNVKAENFLILFILGFVAFKMYGRYS from the exons atgtttaaATATAAGACGATATTTAGTTGTGATACGCGAAGTATCGTGTTGTTCTTCGTCATCCTGTCCAGCCTATTGGAGACCAATGCCAGAAGTCATCAACAAATCAACACCGAGGAAGCTTGTAAGAAAATCAAAAGTCAGTCTCATTATTCGCTCGGTGAG ATGACTGGATACTGGTACGGAGTGGAGATAGTGGAACATATTCATAGTCGTAATAAACCGAATGTAGACAGCTGTATCAAGGTGGAACTCAAGACCAAAGGAAATGATAACGTGTACTTGACTTGGAGGGAGAAAAATCTAGCCGTTACCTATACCTTTTACAACCAAGATAGTACGCAGCGGGGCGTATGGACCTCTTTGGGTGATCAAACTG ttGCAGAAAAACCATTCGGTTACGATTACGAGCAATTCGCTGGCAAACTGTTCGTAGTACGAGCATCGGATAATCTAGTATTAACATTTTGTTCATCTACGAAACTATTCACTTTGGTATTATCGAAAAATTACACGATGAATTCGACCGAATTGAACAGTATACATAATTCTTTAACACGAATAAGCGGACTAACGATCAAAGACGCTAAAAGGTATTGTAGAAATGGTGCTTATAACGTTAAAGCTGAGAATTTTCTAATCTTATTTATACTAGGTTTTGTTGCATTTAAAATGTATGGAAGGTATTCGTAA